A segment of the Pseudoliparis swirei isolate HS2019 ecotype Mariana Trench chromosome 4, NWPU_hadal_v1, whole genome shotgun sequence genome:
GGAGAACAGGGTCCTCACGGTCGAGCACTTTCAGTTAGAGACGGATCCAGATCCTCTCCAGGAGCTCCTTCCTCCCAGCTGCCATCTCACTCTACAAACAGTCCaacattttttacaaaaatCAACCGAAATGCAACTGGTGAAAATCACTTTCCTGCTTCGAATCACTGTTTTCAGTTCAGATTTGAAGTAACTGACTTTGTTGTTAATAAACTTTTTGCTCAAGCTAAGTGTTGCATCACTGTTCAAATAGACCCTCCCATTCTGTTGGACcactattaaaaaaattatcaaTGGTGAGAGACAAATAACTGATTCAGTTGGAATTGTGCCATGAATTGCACATAATGTTTCGCAAattaacacataaaaaaaaaatcaaatcattTTGTCATACGACCAATggatttctatgacttttccatgactttaaaccaagttTTCATGATCAAAcaatttgtgaaatctcagtgtatacatgaaaaagtgagaacatttagtatttaaacataCAATGCTAATTCCAAAGCATAAAGTATACCATaaaccagcggtccccaaccttttttgagccacggaccggttccgtgtcagaaattattttcacggaccggcaatataaatgacgtaataaatatgacgtcatacaattatacgaagggcataaagtgccaaaactacaactcatcattacgccgaattagtatgagccgtgcgcttgttgacctgcaacgagccgctaatggagacggcgacacagacgtgtgtttggtccgctgctcctaaccgagttctggtcgctgtcattagaacaccggcagagttgttgtgtgaaatgtcccttaaggccaccgtcatttgcatctctaacacattttcttccagctcggacgggctcgattcaccagGTGGGTTtatttacaaatgggttgcaggtctattctattgcagtcgggtcttttgtggttggagtaccgctcaaactcttttaaaagcctcttccacccggtcaacgtctgaaacatgtagaatattccgctgttcactcgcccacacactgcagagcttctcggagcctgtgagccactttgaaagtggcgaacgaaccccttccccgcctgtgacgggctttgtagcgtcggcgtcggtcttaaagttcgttgagaatagccttataattatatcctcgaccaaatcgatatcttctcctccttccgccattgtgggttgaacaaacagcttagtagtacgcgaattaattcgtttatcaaattcagtttcctagttctgaagttctgcatatacctgcccataggccccgcctctcaatattggtaatccaatcaaaagacctgcagcactacgcctgctcgctgctcctgtgccggttccggggccttctcgaaggcctagaggagccaactctaaagctgattggttgacacaacattttcatttccattcactttaagctaccagcgcccgcaatgtttattctgaaggaataagagcagattttagccccctggcaacacacgatggctgaatatgattggataaaagatctaacataaagaccagccctccaaatctcaacctagggctggaagcagtgcaaccaagaggaacgctatgaaatgaagagtataactcttattctggggaataattgaatgcatatttgtgggaacatttatttaaaaaaaatatatacattctgatgatgtttaggccagcagagaaggccttgctggccctgacgtcCCACCACTGGTAATCTTTGCTATCCGGACTCCTCCTGGCAACTGAGGGGAAATAGTTTATTCCAACTTCTTATTTTTTGTGATTTCCCACGTGGTATCAAGCCCCCGAATGTCCTCTTCAGAGGACAGCAACTCAAATGTGTCAAAGAAGAGATGCAAACCcaacatgtccaccagaggacactCAGTAACGGGCTGGGTCTCAGGAGGATATTGGAGCTTTTACCTGCAGGAGAACAGAATGGGACACAATCTGACTTCACTAAAATAATAgaacatatattttattaagaTGCTCAAAATTATTAATTTGAGAGACTTAAACTCTAATTAACGACCACGAATAAAACTCCAAAGTAGACATGTTGcaaaaagtaatattttctttttcatgaaTCTAAATGAATGTGTATACAATCCCGACACTCATTTTATTTAGTGGACTTGGCACCACATTATAGGGCAGGAGGCACATTTCTGCACAACTTTGTTGAACTATGTAAAATCCTGAAAATTAAAGTGACTAAATTGATTTTTAAAGAAGAATATGGGGGttcataaattacaaaataaagcaaaatTGCTGAGCTTTCAGTTATTCTTAATGAGGAATACTTAATGAATACAACGTGGATAATGGCGGTGCATATCGTAATTTATTTTGGTTTCGTTAATTACTGAAAGAGTTAAGCCATATTCATTATATCATAGATGCTACTAAGCCTCCACATTTATTAGTGTGACTTGACAcgattgcttttattttgaattcacTTCAATTAATCTATTAATCTTACTTCTAATTATCTGATTGGAAGTTGTcttattttgtcttttcattTTGAACACCAGGGGGAGTCTGATCATTCTCACAGAATATAAATGATATTCAACACAGTTATAGTGCTCACTGTGAGGAAAAGTGAGCACTATAACTGTGACTGGTTGTTAAGGGCATCTCAGGTTATAATTGttaacattaaatattaatttcaaCGCCATCATTCCCTGGACATATTGTCTCTTCTGGATTTCCACCACAGTCCATAATATCTTATATATGAtgacacacatgtacatgcaCATGAACATTcccaaagacatttaaaaactaTTGAAGAAATACGAGCCacaatatttcattttaatacGGGACTTTACTTTATGTACAGACAGCCTCTTCCTTAAATTCCTGGAATTAAAAGTTTCCAGGCTAACGATCACAGGagccaaaaagaaagaagcagcATGACCGTCTCCGCCAAGATGACCTGCTGACCTCCGGCCTTGTGCAACTTTTTAGATTATACCTTGCATATTTTAGTGTCCTTTCTTTAAGTATTCTCTTTACTGGAGATTCAGAATCACAGCAGTAAAAGCACCAGTATGTGTCAATGTATCTTGACATGAGCAACATCTGATTCTCCAGTAACTtctattgtttttaaaggtgctcaaTTAAaaaattctgataatttaatcTAGAGGTCACCCAACGGTTGCCGTTGTCGACCACACGGCGTCCTTGTGGAAGCGTAGAGCGCCCATCCTCCGGTTCCCACCGCAGCCCTATTGATGTTATTTTCACTGTTTCGCGTTAGCACCTCTGGATGCTAGCCGCCAGATCAGCTGtcggccatgttgagagccgtgtaGAGGCAATAGAAATGCCCGGAATGCTTTCATTTCGGTTCCAGTTcacgccccccaaaaaagaaatgtgagcTGAGAAAAGTGCGACATCACCAATATTTGgacccacacactcactaacagcTGCAGCCATGTACCTTTATGTCCATAATTCTCAAAAGCACCTGTTAGAAATGTGAAAAGTTATAAAATTCCAGTGTGTGTTCTGAAGCTCCGCCGTGTCTCTATCCGCTTACTCGTTTGTTTTATTGGTGCACAAAGACGTTCTTCTTCCACATACTCCAGTGTCAACCTGTATTTAAGGACTCATATGATTTCCTTGTTGTTTACAGGATGGAGGGACTGATCCCGGCAGCACTGACAATAATAGTTTGATCTGTAAGAGTCTCCTTGGTGCAGACTGCGTTCCCCATCTGATGAGTTATGTTCATTTCATCCTTGTCTTCTTTTCTCCATTTGTTtacctttcacccccccccgtcccccgtccATCTTCTCGTCCCTCCGACTCTCTGCCTGCCTGAGTGTCCGTCAGTAATATCTGTTGAGGCTTTGAGTGACTGTGCTGATGTCGGGTTGTCCGTTCATCCAGATCTCTCGGAGAATCCGTTccccacacctccacacacacacacacacacacacatgacacacacacacacacacacacacatgcacacatgcacactcacacacacatacgcacacacaaacacaaacacacacacacacacacacacaaacacacaaacaaacacacacacacacacacacaaacacacaaacacacacacacacaaacacacaaacacacacacacacacacacacaaacaaacacacacacaaacacatgcacatacacacacacacacacatacacattcaccCAATTAAAGCGCGTTCATAAACAATTATTCGCATAACCATCAATTTCCACATCACTGTATAGAATATTCTATTTTAAGATATGAGTTTGTGTGACATCAGGGAGGTAGTCTGGGAGTGAGTGTTTATAAATGTGCATAAATTAACTAGTTCTTTAACACTTCCCCTTCCAATGCGTCGATTCAATCTATTATATACATGCAAACATCTCAAACTGTTTTATTTTCCACACAGGTGTTCTGTTCTGCAATGTGATCCATTTTGGACAAACAAGTCACGGCAATACGTGAGGTCATAACCAACTATCTCTAAAAAGTATGCAGTCAATGTGGACATTGATTCCAATTGGCCAGTAGTGGAGGAACTgtgaagatgttttatttgataAAAATACTGTATTGCAGGTAAATATCATAGCAGCTGAAAGGTTGTCTGATAATCATAGATGATAATTAATAAAGATGTGTTACTGTGTGAGCACAATCTGAATGATGAGCTGGTCGAGGTGGGGCTATAAAATCTTAACGTTCAAAGTAACTTTATCGGCAAATCAAATACAGTCAAAAACAATGTAGAGTTGTAGAAGCATGAAGtagaaatactcaagtaaagtaaaAGGACCTTAAAATGTTACTTATGATTAGTAGTTGAGTAAATATAATTTCTTTCGATCACTGTATTTGTCATTAATTAAATGCATTTAGTCGTGAAATATTGTGCTGCcaaacatttttaaagtgtGGATCCTCCAGATTAACATTATATAAAACGTAAAGTATCCCTCGTGCTTCTTGTGCGCTCCACGAGGTGAAAGGATGATCCCGATACGAGGCCTCTCCATACAtataccatgtgtgtgtgtgtgtgtgtgtgtgtgtgtgtgtgtgtgtgtgtgtgtgtaccctcaGATGACGTGAACATAGTGCCGTTCAGCAGAGCTCTCTCAAAGTGTCTGCGTCTCCGTGACGACAGGTCAGACCTTCCATCCCAGTCCTCTGATTCGCTGTCCCCAGCAGGCCCCGCCCCTCCGGTGACAACGACAGCCGCGTTGTCTGGAGAGCTGTCGACGGGCTGATGGAGGGGGCAGCTGGCATGGCGATGGTGATGATGCTTGTTCCCGCGGCGATGCTTAGGATGCTTATTGTTGCCATAGTGACAGTCTGCTCGACAGTGTATCTGGAAGACGATGGCGCAGAGGGTCACAAAGAGGCCAACGCAGACTCCGCCCACAAACACCAAGGCCGTCCTCTCGGGTTGGTCtgagagaacaagaagaagacatGTTCACTCCTCTCACCTGTTTACTCCTCTCACCTGTTCACTCCTCTCACTTGTTCACTCCTCTCCCCTGTTCACTCCTCTGTCATAGCGATGTGGCTGATTGGACGTACCTGCAATGAAGGTGTAAGCTGCCAGTATGTTGCTAAGCAATGCCATCTCCTGGGAGACCACGGTCACCTCCATGTCTGGGGTTCCTGACGTGGGAGCgctcatgatgtcacagccagGTGATCTTCTGCTGCTCTCCTGCAGAGGTCAGTGGAGTTCATGCTTAGAGACGCCGCTGCATCGTatgaggggtggaggagagaggacaggaggaagagattATAGAGGGTtgaaaacaagaagaaagagggatgaaaacaagaagaaagagggaTTACAAAGCATCCCTTTTCTTAAATTGAATCAATCGTAAATGCAGAGCTCAAACACCAGACTAGAACTCCCCCATATACTCTCAGAGTTACACACATCCATCCAGAACTGACACTTGTCAAGAGAAGATGAggaaattataatataattatagtgCGTTGGAAACTGGGACACCTTATACCTTAATCCTTATACCTAAATCTACATTGTTTCAATGTCCCACATGCCTGAGCTGCAGCCTGCAGGGTTTAGGAGAAAAGGCAACCGATAAACGAAGGAGATTTGCATTTACATGCATGTATGTCTCATCCCCACATCATGCTCATTAGCATAAAAACAACAGACCTCGGGCCTGTAATTATTTtacaaaactaaactaaaacagtCTAAAAGCAATGCATCAACACAGCAATTTGAAGAGGCAACACCATGACAACAGATGTGACATTGCAGTGAAACCtaacacaaccaaacacacaaaaacctcCGAGCAGTTCTCCAGCCACGGCCTGTCAGGGCCATTTTGTGATGTTATGTGTAAATGCTGCCGGacgtaactctctctctctctctctctctctctctctctctctctctctctctctctctctctctctctctctctctctctctctctctctctctctctctctctctctctctctctctctctctctctctctctctctctctctctctctctctctctctctctctctctctctctctctctctctctctctctctctctctctctctctctctctctctctctctctctctctctctctctctctctcgtgttctTACTCTCTCGCCCTATCGTCCGGATCTGTCAATGTAGGTTACTGGGGGGGTTTTTTACAACAGAAAAACATGCCATCATAAATCATGTATACTTGGGAATATATTATCAGCATTAATCATTTCATTAAACTCGCTttgtttaaaacaaatgaatttaaaaaaagtaattggTACGAACAAGTACGAGCAGAGGAACGATTGACAGAAGAACATTCTGTGTCCCGACAGGCAAACCGGTGCTGAACATCGCAGTTACGTAAAGACACAAGTATGAGACACTTGGCCTGCAGCCAGCTCATCACAGCCACAGCAGCATGTTCACTCATGACGCATGGGaagattgttttttgttcaaatacATGTGCGGTTTTATGAAGAGATAGTAAGAAAGGAAGATTTTAAGATGGATACCACTTTTGAAATATAACACACGACTTCTCAATCTGTACTAGAActgaagtttaaaaaatataatgtgCCGGTCAAGATATAGTCAGGCCCATAACGCCGGATGGTTATGAGTACACGGATGGTTTAAAAATACAAGTTTCATTCAGCTGCCAATTTATGAGAAGAATAAACTAAAACTAATGCAGTCTAATATAAATCGTTCTGCAATAAATCATTAAGTTATAATGTTTCATTTGTATGTTACCTGTTCATCTTTATGATCCTTTTGGAGGATGTAGTTTGTGGTTTGCAGACTTATATTAGACTGCATTAATTCTAGAGAGGTGGACTAAGAAACAGAGCCAAGCTAGAATGAACCACAGAATGCATCATGTTTATTATTCAGTAATATAAACTACTGAATGCATCATGTTTATTATTCAGTAATATAAATTactgaatgcatttttttttttaaagctcttgaaaaggtatttttcttcctccatATTTTTATGAACTTATCTTCCTCGTCACTTTTCCTCCATGTCTCTGTGCAGTCCGTCAACATCGTTATGTGGCACAATagctctttgtttgtttgactgtaTGGTTCTTAAACCTGCTTCAGCTGAGTGCTCACTgcacaccagcacacacacacacacacacacacacacaccatcacacattaAGTGTATTTCTCCGGAGTGTAATGCTAATGCAATGTGACGCTGGCCTTTCCCTCCGCAGCTGCACCGCTACATATCTAACCTGCAGAGACACAGCATGTACTCAGAATTAGAATattaaacaagagagagagagagagagagaactaggGCAGGAGAAAGTAAAGATAATCCAGAGGCACAAAATAAAGTAATTCCCTCCCAACAACATGTCACCTTTGACATCGACAATAACATCAGCAGCGGCAACATGTTCAAttctcacctcacacacacacaaacacactgtttATTTACACTTACATTTCATGAACGCAAAGATCCCATCTGCaatccatcctctcctccactcgtctcctcttcttcccctcttttccctctcttctctgctctggtcctctcctttctctgctctgtgctcctcttttctctgctctctcctcccccttttctctcctctcctattaTCTCTTCTCTGCTCTTTGCCTTTCCcctaaagaaggaaaacacactTACAGTATAATTATGTGAGTAAATCTTGTGCGTCCTCCCCCCAGCTGTCAGATAGGCCGACGCACAAAAGCCCTCCTCTCCAATTCACTTTCTTTAGTTGATAGAAATAGGAAAGAAAGAGTCAGTCATCATCGCTCAGTTCTCCTTTCTCAGGCAGCAGGAGCGATGCTGCTCCGGCTGTTTCGCAGAGTTGAGTTTTCTGATATTCCATTCGAGTTTTCCCGGTTATTTAGGAGACAGAGGTCGTGTCCTCAGGGCAGAAATGTGACATGAAAGAGAGCGACAAGTCGGCcaaatccctctctcctctccctcctgaatgtctgcatctctctctctctctctctctctctctctctctctctctcacacacacacacacgcacattcacACTCACTCATGTAGTTGTAAATGCAAAATTGCTGCCTCCCTGGTCTCTTTCTTTCATGCAGAGCCCTCgacagcaggaggagagagagggatgactgagggaaggagagagagagggacgagtgagtgaaggagagagagagggacagagtgaCATAATGCCTGAAAATAAATCACATGTGACGTGTAGATTCTGAAATCTGAAAGGAAATACAACCTCCACATGTAATGCTGAAAAACCACCTGTACctattatgtaaatgtcccATTATGTGTAATATCAATGCATCACATACAAAGGGTTTATAACACAAAGTTACATGTTATTTAAATAGCATTTTTCAAACCGGTGTTAAAAATATCAACTCAacgaattaaaaaaaataaagaaagaggaaTAAAATCAACAATACACAAAAAGAGTGAAAcataaaattacaaataaaaagttgCAGTGCTTATGCATTTGTATGAATAGAGGTGACACGCTGTGTTCGAAGCATGTTCACACACTCAgacgcctgctgctgctgctgtgctggacattgtaacagtgtgtgtgtgtgtgtgtgtgtgtgtgtgtgtgtgtgtgtgtgtgtgtgtgtgtgtgcttgactGCATTTGAGGGAAGCATTGGAATGACGTTTCAGAGCTAAATCCACATTTTTCTAAAAATACCTTTAAACCCTTTAGTAAACTTTTATCAGCCTACCTGTCGTCCTGCAGGTTATTTTCGCAACAGGAAAAGCCTCAGGAAGATTTTATCAAAGTTATCAAAGCAAAAGCTCTCAACAAGAACAGGACACCAACATCGTAGTTGTTAAGCAGAATATGTGTGACTGCtcttttgaaaactgtgttttgACTGAATCAACAAAACACGTGTAAAGATCATTAATGATCCGTTTACACAATATGTAATATTACTCAAAAGCATCGTGATACGGGGTGTGCTTCAGTCAATCTGAAATCTCAGCACATTTTTCCCCCACTTCTCTCAACAGACTCCATAATTACTGCCGAGAGAATATCACAAGACATCGCAGTCACTCCTCGATGGTTCTTAAGGTCTTTATTCTGCCCTGAACAGAAGACTAAGGTGGAAAACAGACATCTTTCTTTTATGGCCTCCACACTGTTAGAGAGTAACTGCGCCGCAATATAAGATACATAATACATTAtcaatattatattacatatattacataATAAGGTATCTTATTAATAAGAAATAGTCCAATGTCATCTGCAAATAGTCTTCAGAATCAACCCCAAGATGTTCCCTCTTCATCCTCAGTCCTCTCCTCGTCCTACTCATTTCCATACctctcttcaccttcatcatctgCACTCGTTCTATTCGATGTCTCTACCATCTTGTTGATCTTTCTGATATCTTGATGTCAAACAAGAGGAGTCTGAAAatattgcaaacatttctaaacACCCAATGCGAGGCCACCACTACATTAAAGTGAATTAATTCGTAGGATGTCTTCTAAATACAAAAAATCCTGCACATAGACCTTCATCAGGTTACTGAGTGTTTTATTctattcaatttaatttaatacattttatattgtctcgcccaaaatcacaaattacaaccaAATTACTGAATAAAGTGATATGTTGACCTGATTATTACACTAGAGAAAAGGTGTAAAGGGGTCATCATTTCTGAAGGAACATTAAAGACTGGACCAGATGTCCTGTTGGTGAGACATTTCACTTCAAATCACGAATAAATGGAGGAAAAGTCAGAGGATTGAAGTTTAGGTCCTTTGATCGGACTTAAAGTTTATTAAAGTTAAAATGTTCAACAGCGCAAAACCCAGCATTGCATGGCCCTTTAAGacgattaaaataaaaattaaagtgaggatataaagaaagaaaacacgtaCAACTCAAAATATCCCCTGAGGCAAATGTGATTAGAAAACCAAATCCTTCCTCATCAACACCTCCACACATCCTCATCGAGTCATCTCCATCTTTActgatgaatacaaataaacagaTCTAAATGTGGTTCTACATGCAGAAAACACGCACCACTTACCGATCAACAATGCATCCATTTCTTCACCTCCTGCTCAGTGTGATTAAATATTAACACTCTCAGCTCTGTGCATTGTGTGCTGTGAGGAATGGTTGTCAGTCGTCTCTGAAATAACAAGGGACAGGAGTCGTGAGTTTCAGAAGCCGGGTGGGAACGCTGCGCTGCACAACAGTAACCCTCTGCTCCACCGGTATTTCATTTCATCATTCATGACCCGAA
Coding sequences within it:
- the eva1a gene encoding protein eva-1 homolog A isoform X2, with protein sequence MSAPTSGTPDMEVTVVSQEMALLSNILAAYTFIADQPERTALVFVGGVCVGLFVTLCAIVFQIHCRADCHYGNNKHPKHRRGNKHHHHRHASCPLHQPVDSSPDNAAVVVTGGAGPAGDSESEDWDGRSDLSSRRRRHFERALLNGTMFTSSEGTHTHTHTHTRERILREIWMNGQPDISTVTQSLNRYY
- the eva1a gene encoding protein eva-1 homolog A isoform X1, with protein sequence MSAPTSGTPDMEVTVVSQEMALLSNILAAYTFIADQPERTALVFVGGVCVGLFVTLCAIVFQIHCRADCHYGNNKHPKHRRGNKHHHHRHASCPLHQPVDSSPDNAAVVVTGGAGPAGDSESEDWDGRSDLSSRRRRHFERALLNGTMFTSSEGTHTHTHTHTHTHTHTHMVYVWRGLVSGSSFHLVERTRSTRDTLRFI